The nucleotide window GTTTTTTACGCAGGTAGGCTATGCGCTGGGACTGCTGTTTTGTGTGCCACTGGGCGACAAGCTGGAGCGTAAGGGACAGATCATTGCCATGACATTCACGGCCGTGCTGGCTTTAACAGCTGCGGGTTTCTCCCATAACATTACCATGCTCAAAATCACCGGATTGCTGATTGGTTTTACCTCAGTAGTGCCGCAATTGATTTTGCCGCTGGCGGCTAATCTTTCGGACGCTGCCAACAGAGGCAAGGTTATAGGAACTATTATGAGTGGTTTGCTGGTAGGGATTCTGCTGTCCAGAACGCTCAGCGGCGTAGTGGGGCATCATCTGGGCTGGAGAGCCATGTTCTGGATTGCAGCGGGTATCAGTTTGTTGCTGGTAGTGATTATGTTGTTCTCTTTCCCTAAAAGCCAGCCTAAGTTCGGAGGTAGTTATGGTGATCTGATGAAATCGCTGGTAACGCTGATCCGTGAGCAGCCCATGCTGCGGGAAGCATCTGCTATCAACGCCTGTTGTTTTGCGATGTTTGGTATGTTCTGGACGACGGTGGTATTTCTGCTTTCAGACAAGCCTTTCGGATATACCAGTGAACAGATCGGTCTGATGGGACTGGCAGCGGCTGCCGGAGCATTGGGAGCCCCGCTGATCGGCCGTATTGCCGACAAAAAGAATCCCCGGATCGCGATCGGCTACGGGATTATCTTTCTGCTGGCCGGTTATGGGATGTTTTATTTCTTCCAGACAAACATCATCGGAATCATCATTGGCATCATCGCGATAGACCTCGGATTGCAGGGTATACATGTATCCAATCAGACCCGTATTTACGCATTGTTGCCGGAAGCCCGTAACCGCCTCAATACCGTATTTATGACGGCTAGTTTTATCGGTACTTCACTGGGGTCGGGGATTGGCCTGTGGGTGTGGTCGGTAGGTAAATGGAACGGAGTATGTGTGGCGGGTACTACACTGATTCTGATAGCGCTGGTGATATACCTGGCTACTTACAAAAGAAAATAGTGCGATTGTTTATACAAATAAAACGGGAGTAGTTGATCACTACTCCCGTTTTATTTATTGAAATCGTTGTGAATACTATTCTACTCTGGTAATCTTGAGTATGTTGGTAGGCAGGTGCAGTTTTACAGGCGTGCTACCAGTGTTTACGCATACATCTCCAACTTTGATAAAGCCTCTTTCTTTCAGGATATTGATCTGATCAAATACGATATCGTCAAGGCTTTCTTCTTCTTCGTAGTAGAAGGCGCGTACACCCCAGCTGAGGCTCAGCTGGTTTACCAGTGTTCTTTCTTTGGTAAATACGTAGAGCGGAGAACGAGGACGGTAGCTGCTCAGCATAAAGCCGGTGTAGCCGCTTTGGGTCATACCGATGAGGGCGTCAGCGTCCAGGTCTTCAGCGATTTTACAAGCGTTGTAGCAGAGTGCGTCGCTGAGGAAGGTAGGAGAGTGGCGATGAGGGATCAGGTTACGGTTGTAGATGATCGCTTCTTTTTCCACTTCCTGAATGATTTTATTCATTGTCTGGATCACCAGTTCCGGGAATTGTCCGGTGGCGGTTTCACCGCTGAGCATTACTGCATCGGAGCCTTCCAGTACAGCGTTGGCTACGTCGGTGATTTCGCTACGGTTAGGACGGGTACGATCCATCATACTTTCCATCATCTGTGTAGCCACGATAACGGGTTTCGCACGGTGGATACATTTGCGGATGATATCTTTCTGGATCATCGGGATCTGTTCTACCGGCAGTTCCACACCGAGGTCACCACGGGCGATCATTACGCCATCACTTTCCCAGATGATTTCTTTCAGGTTCTGGATGGCTTCCGGTTTTTCGATCTTGGAGATCACTTTTATTTTAGAGTTCCGTGCTTCCAGGCGTTTGCGCAGGTCGCTCAGGTCTTTTACGCTTCTAACGAAAGACAGGGCTACCCAGTCCAGTTCCTGGTCTATGATGAATTCCAGATCCTGAATATCCTTTTCGGTCAGGGCAGGCAGGGATACTTTGGTATCGGGCAGGTTAAAGCCTTTTTTGGAAGACAGTACGCCTGGCAGTGATACTTCAGCTTTGATTTCGCCGGAAGGCGTGATTTCTTTTACTACGGTTTCAATTTTACCATCGTCCAGCAGAATTTTCTGTCCTGGTTTGAGATCTTTATACAGATCAGGGTAGGAAACGTAGATTTTTTCTTTGGTGCCTACTACTTTTTCGTTGATAAAGGTGAGGATATCACCTTTTACCAGCGGGAGGGCGTTATTTTCAATTTCGCCAACGCGGAGTTTGGGTCCTTGCAGATCTCCGAGGATGGCTACGTTGTAAGGTTCGGTTTTGTTGATCTGACGGATGTATTCGATGATCCGCAGTTTATCCTCGTGCGAGCCGTGAGAGAAGTTGAGGCGGAACACGTTCACGCCCGCTTTCACTAATGCCAGCAGTTGTTCATAGGTATCACTGGCAGGGCCTACAGTGGCAACGATTTTTGTTTTGCGGGAAGAGTGTGCTCTACCGGCAGCATTGTCCATCTGCTTGTGATAGTATTTCGAAAGATCCTTTGTACTCATAAGTCTTATTTTTTAACTCGCAAGAATTTTAACAATCTTAAACCATTCGGGGTCAATTTCCTGTTTGGCTTTAACAGCTTTGTCCAGGGGGGTATAATGGATCTTGTCGTTTACGATCCCGATCATGACATTGTGAATGCCTTCGAGGAGGGCGTCTACAGCGGCATAGCCCATACGGCTGGCCAGGATACGGTCTGTACAGGTGGGGGAGCCACCTCTTTGGATATGTCCGAGGATACATACTCTGGTATCCAGTTGCGGACAGGATTCTTTAATGCGGCGTGCTACTTCATTGGCGCCTCCGGTGTCGTCACCTTCGGCTACTACGATCAGATTTACCAGTTTTTTGCGGCGTTCGTTGGCCTGCAGCTCTTCAATGATGTCGTTTAATTCGGTTTTACGTTCGGGCATCATAATATGCTCGGCACCGGTGGCAATACCACTGTGTAAAGCGATGTAACCGGCATCACGGCCCATTACCTCGATTACAAACAGCCGGTCATGCGCATCTGCAGTATCCCTGATTTTGTCAATGGCTTCGATTGCAGTGTTAACTGCGGTGTCAAATCCAATTGTGAAATCAGTACCTGCAATGTCCTTATCAATAGTACCAGGCAAGCCTATACAGGGAATATCAAATTCCTGGCTGAATTTCTGCGCTCCATTAAACGAACCATCTCCCCCTATCACTATCAATCCGTCAATGTTGTGCTTTTTCAGATTCTCATAAGCCTTTTTTCGCCCTTCATATTCATAGAACTCTTTGCACCGGGCGGTCTTTAAGATGGTGCCCCCTCGTTGAATGATGTTGGCAACTGATTTGGATTCCATCGGGAAGATTTCATTCTTCAGAATTCCCCTATATCCATACATGACGCCGAACACATTCAGCTGATGATAAATGCCCGTTCTTACAACGGCGCGAACTGCTGCGTTCATGCCCGGAGCATCTCCGCCTGATGTAAGGACTGCAATGTTGTTCAATTTTTTCATATAAATTGCTAAAAAAATATCTTAAAGGCGCACAAAAATAACATTTTGCAATTGTTTTCTAACAGTTATCTGATGAAATAACCTAAATATTTAATTTTAATCAAACAAAGTAGCGAATTTTTTTAAAAAATATAGGCATGTTGAAAAAGACTAATAAGAGTTGGTTGATATTAGGCATGAGTTTAATGACTATGGAAGGAATAGCACAACAAATGAAGCCGCAATATCCCAT belongs to Chitinophaga sp. HK235 and includes:
- a CDS encoding MFS transporter — encoded protein: MALSRWNIMVMALCTGLIVANIYYSQPLLVLMSEEFGVSESNAGQVTFFTQVGYALGLLFCVPLGDKLERKGQIIAMTFTAVLALTAAGFSHNITMLKITGLLIGFTSVVPQLILPLAANLSDAANRGKVIGTIMSGLLVGILLSRTLSGVVGHHLGWRAMFWIAAGISLLLVVIMLFSFPKSQPKFGGSYGDLMKSLVTLIREQPMLREASAINACCFAMFGMFWTTVVFLLSDKPFGYTSEQIGLMGLAAAAGALGAPLIGRIADKKNPRIAIGYGIIFLLAGYGMFYFFQTNIIGIIIGIIAIDLGLQGIHVSNQTRIYALLPEARNRLNTVFMTASFIGTSLGSGIGLWVWSVGKWNGVCVAGTTLILIALVIYLATYKRK
- the pfkA gene encoding 6-phosphofructokinase; this translates as MKKLNNIAVLTSGGDAPGMNAAVRAVVRTGIYHQLNVFGVMYGYRGILKNEIFPMESKSVANIIQRGGTILKTARCKEFYEYEGRKKAYENLKKHNIDGLIVIGGDGSFNGAQKFSQEFDIPCIGLPGTIDKDIAGTDFTIGFDTAVNTAIEAIDKIRDTADAHDRLFVIEVMGRDAGYIALHSGIATGAEHIMMPERKTELNDIIEELQANERRKKLVNLIVVAEGDDTGGANEVARRIKESCPQLDTRVCILGHIQRGGSPTCTDRILASRMGYAAVDALLEGIHNVMIGIVNDKIHYTPLDKAVKAKQEIDPEWFKIVKILAS
- the pyk gene encoding pyruvate kinase, whose translation is MSTKDLSKYYHKQMDNAAGRAHSSRKTKIVATVGPASDTYEQLLALVKAGVNVFRLNFSHGSHEDKLRIIEYIRQINKTEPYNVAILGDLQGPKLRVGEIENNALPLVKGDILTFINEKVVGTKEKIYVSYPDLYKDLKPGQKILLDDGKIETVVKEITPSGEIKAEVSLPGVLSSKKGFNLPDTKVSLPALTEKDIQDLEFIIDQELDWVALSFVRSVKDLSDLRKRLEARNSKIKVISKIEKPEAIQNLKEIIWESDGVMIARGDLGVELPVEQIPMIQKDIIRKCIHRAKPVIVATQMMESMMDRTRPNRSEITDVANAVLEGSDAVMLSGETATGQFPELVIQTMNKIIQEVEKEAIIYNRNLIPHRHSPTFLSDALCYNACKIAEDLDADALIGMTQSGYTGFMLSSYRPRSPLYVFTKERTLVNQLSLSWGVRAFYYEEEESLDDIVFDQINILKERGFIKVGDVCVNTGSTPVKLHLPTNILKITRVE